The following proteins come from a genomic window of Parambassis ranga chromosome 4, fParRan2.1, whole genome shotgun sequence:
- the eps15 gene encoding epidermal growth factor receptor substrate 15: protein MKAVGNRNTMATTLSLTQLSSGNPIYDKYYRQVDPTGSGRVVAADAALFLKRSGLADLVLGKIWDLADSERKGSLNKQQFFIALRLVACAQNGLEVALKSLNVAVPPPKFHDTSSPLLAGGVTIDIPWVVKPEEKMKFDSIFDSLGPVGGMLSGDKVKPVLLNSKLPVDILGRVWELSDLDRDGMLDKDEFSVAMYLVYRALEGEPVPMSLPPPLVPPSKRKKPSVPPVMPLLPSPPSVKDSRSSHAGSKTMPLPPKPTPVPAPTPPPASVPWVVTTTDKAKYDDLFNKTDADMDGLVSGPEVRDIFLKTGLPSATLARIWELCDIGDIGKLTREQFALALHLINLKLTKGLDPPQSLSPEMIPPSDRQNIKQNNAVNLAADFSAIKELDSLSNEIVELQREKTSVEEEIKEKEEAIRQRSNEVQDLQDEVAKESEELQRLQAQRQKVQEALEELDQQKSSLEEQLTHIRQQTSQETNLISSLQSEHEDQEQRICQYEEELVQAREELLALQDESRRLQEKVQAAQEQLTPLQESVRDSFMQVAQVQQKLNDLQVEERSVTAQLSWKRALEDSSPVMVNGSAVPTAEMHQVDPFQQDLFQEDHPQELKVMEPTAVCSQQKEHSDQKEKEEVNEKEEVEEKEEESPEEEKPRPDPLDNLYTSLATGDLYSSLSTLAKPRESTVREHSSPVPDVCLEVVENDEESPKKSPPKVATPELEIKREPAESSEPTAPSLPPQANPRSLPPQTSPPSLPEMDFFHSDPFTDHDPFKDDPFGKTDVGDPFGGDPFKGSDPFAADSFFTQNSSSPFSSEDPFSAAADPFGTTTSMPEPDLFAAKMNDTAAVPAAGPDLFASKPSNPPLASKDPFSSTGNNVADSDPFGGKANTMGEADLFSSQDGGMDPFSCSPPSSELAVKDAAAINDPFAPGGTTVNASSDPDPFAAVFGNESFGGGFADFSALAKSNGADQFSINSKNLYQEENQSAGSDVPPALPPKTGTPTRPPPPPPGKRSSISRTESSESFHRRGHFLPQTSGDLSSSSLPAKDPLADPFAPSSPPRHNVREADRFASFDKYPTEEDMIEWAKRESEREEKERLARLTQQEQEDLELAIALSKSELS, encoded by the exons ATGAAAGCAGTGGGAAACAGAAACACTATGGCTACCACTCTGTCTCTTACTCAG CTTTCCAGTGGAAATCCCATCTATGACAAATACTATCGACAG GTTGATCCAACTGGCAGTGGGCGGGTGGTGGCAGCTGATGCGGCTTTGTTCCTGAAGAGGTCAGGCTTGGCTGACCTGGTCCTGGGAAAG ATCTGGGATTTAGCAGACTCTGAACGAAAAGGATCACTTAACAAACAG CAATTTTTTATAGCACTGCGGTTGGTGGCTTGTGCTCAAAATGGCCTGGAGGTGGCACTCAAGAGTCTTAATGTGGCTGTTCCTCCCCCAAAATTT CACGACACAAGCAGTCCCCTGTTAGCAGGAGGAGTAACCATTGACATTCCCTGGGTTGTCAAG CCTGAGGAGAAGATGAAGTTTGACTCCATCTTCGACAGTCTGGGTCCAGTAGGAGGGATGCTGTCAGGAGACAAGGTCAAGCCTGTCCTGCTTAATTCTAAACTGCCAGTGGACATCCTCGGCCGG GTGTGGGAGCTGAGTGATCTGGACAGAGATGGCATGTTGGACAAAGATGAGTTTTCTGTG GCTATGTATCTGGTGTACAGAGCTCTGGAGGGTGAGCCTGTACCCATGTCCCTACCACCTCCCCTGGTTCCACCCTCCAAGAGGAAAAAACCCTCGGTGCCTCCTGTGATGCCCCTGTTACCCTCACCACCCTCTGTCAAAGACAGTCGCTCCTCCCATGCTGGCTCTAAGACCATGCCCCTCCCTCCTAAACCCACCCCAGTTCCTgccccaacaccaccaccagcatCTGTCCCT TGGGTAGTGACAACAACAGACAAAGCCAAATACGATGACCTGTTCAACAAGACGGATGCGGACATGGATGGCTTGGTATCGGGACCTGAAGTCAGAGATATTTTCCTAAAGACTGGGCTTCCTTCTGCCACCCTTGCTCGTATTTG GGAGCTTTGTGACATTGGAGACATAGGAAAACTGACCCGAGAACAGTTTGCCCTGGCACTCCATCTAATCAATCTGAAGCTGACCAAAGGCCTGGACCCTCCACAGAGTCTCTCCCCTGAGATGATTCCTCCCTCTGACAGACAAAACATCAAACAG AACAATGCAGTGAACCTGGCAGCTGACTTCTCTGCCATTAAGGAACTGGACTCTCTCAGTAACGAGATTGTCGAACTACAAAG GGAGAAGACCTCTGTGGAAGAAGAGatcaaggagaaggaggaggccaTCCGACAGCGCAGCAATGAAGTGCAG GACCTTCAAGATGAAGTGGCGAAAGAGAGCGAGGAGCTGCAGCGACTCCAGGCTCAGCGTCAGAAGGTCCAGGAGGCtttagaggagctggaccaacAGAAGAGCTCCCTAGAGGAGCAGCTTACACACATTCGACAACAAACCAGCCAAGAGACCAACCTT ATCTCAtcgctgcagtcagagcatgAGGACCAGGAACAGAGAATATGTCAGTATGAGGAGGAGCTGGTCCAGGCACGAGAGGAACTCCTGGCTTTACAAGACGAGagcaggaggctgcaggagaAGGTCCAGGCTGCCCAGGAGCAGCTCACTCCTCTTCAGGAGTCTGTGCGTGACTCCTTCATGCAGGTTGCACAG GTTCAACAGAAATTAAACGATCTtcaggtggaggagaggtcagtgACTGCACAGCTTAGCTGGAAGAGAGCTCTGGAAGACAGCTCCCCTGTAATGGTCAATGGATCAGCAGTCCCCACAGCAGAGATGCACCAGGTGGACCCCTTCCAGCAGGACCTCTTCCAGGAAGATCATCCTCAAGAGCTGAAAGTGATGGAGCCAACGGCTGTCTGCAGCCAGCAGAAAGAACACTCGGatcaaaaagagaaagaggaagtgaatgaaaaagaggaagtagaagaaaaggaggaagagagtcCAGAGGAGGAAAAACCAAGACCTGACCCCTTGGACAATCTCTACACCAGTCTAGCTACTGGTGATTTGTACAGTAGTCTATCGACCCTAGCCAAGCCACGGGAAAGCACAGTTAGG GAACACAGCAGCCCTGTACCTGATGTCTGTCTTGAGGTTGTAGAAAATGATGAGGAATCACCTAAGAAAAGCCCACCAAAG GTTGCAACACCAGAGCTAGAGATCAAACGGGAACCTGCGGAGTCTTCAGAACCCACTGCCCCCTCGTTACCACCTCAAGCTAACCCTCGCTCCTTGCCGCCGCAGACCAGCCCCCCCAGTCTGCCTGAGATGGACTTTTTCCATTCAGACCCCTTCACTGATC atGATCCATTTAAAGATGATCCTTTTGGAAAAACAGATGTTGGAG ATCCTTTTGGAGGCGATCCATTCAAAGGCTCAGACCCCTTTGCAGCAGACTCTTTCTTCACACAGAACTCCAGCAGCCCCTTTTCCTCAGAGGACCCCTTTTCTGCTGCAGCCGACCCATTTGGTACCACCACTAGTATGCCTGAACCAGACCTGTTTGCAGCCAAGATGAATGACACAGCAGCTGTCCCCGCTGCAGGTCCAGATCTCTTTGCCTCTAAACCTAGCAATCCACCTTTAGCCTCCAAGGATCCATTCAGCTCCACAGGGAACAATGTGGCCGACTCAGACCCATTTGGAGGCAAAGCAAACACCATGGGTGAAGCAGACCTGTTTAGTTCTCAAGATGGCGGGATGGATCCTTTTAGCTGCTCCCCACCAAGTTCTGAACTGGCAGTG AAGGACGCTGCTGCAATCAATGATCCATTTGCTCCAGGAGGTACTACAGTGAATGCCAGCTCAGATCCAG ATCcgtttgctgctgtgtttggtaATGAATCATTTGGCGGGGGGTTTGCAGATTTCAGTGCCTTGGCAAAG TCAAATGGTGCTGACCAATTCAGCATCAACAGCAAGAACCTGTACCAGGAAGAGAACCAGTCTGCCGGCTCTGATGTTCCCCCAGCCCTGCCACCAAAGACGGGTACACCAACAAgaccccctcctccacctccag GTAAGAGATCGTCCATCTCTAGAACAGAGTCCTCTGAGTCCTTCCATCGAAGAGGGCACTTCCTCCCTCAGACCTCAGGagacctctcctcctcctccctgcctgcaAAGGATCCTTTAGCTGACCCCTtcgccccctcctcccctcctcgtCACAACGTACGGGAAGCTGACCGATTTGCCAGCTTTGACAAA TATCCAACAGAGGAAGACATGATAGAGTGGGCAAAGCGCGAGAGCGAGCGAGAGGAAAAGGAGCGACTTGCCAGGCTCACCCAGCAGGAACAAGAAGACCTGGAGCTGGCCATTGCTCTCAGCAAGTCTGAACTCTCCTGA